One stretch of Ptiloglossa arizonensis isolate GNS036 chromosome 7, iyPtiAriz1_principal, whole genome shotgun sequence DNA includes these proteins:
- the Ry gene encoding xanthine dehydrogenase rosy isoform X2 → MGDNCCKKVQIAKPTEVFNSQEFCPYDPSQEIIFPPKLQISSHLDEQYLIIKGKNVTWYRPRILSELLSLKEQHPNAKIIVGNTEMGVEVKFKHLSYPVLIHPILIKEMRTVEEYAGMLNVGASVTLVELEKALKEQINKKPEYTIRIFSEIVNMLHWFAGKQVRNVAAVGGNIMTGSPISDLNPIFMSVGIKLNLINSKNENRLITMDHNFFKGYRQNIVLPDEILLSIQIPFSEENQYFVAYKQARRRDDDITIVNMALNVFFKPETNIVQKAYLAFGGMAPTTVLARKTCETMIERKWDNMLLEDIYCSLLDELPLSDNVPGGMAKYRKTLTLSLFFKGFLHIARKHETFTNSLLSVKNLENASEGFHYKEPKSSQYYQVVSKNQKMDDLIGRPIVHASAFKQASGEAIYCDDLPKSTNELYLALVLSTRAHAKILKIDATKALSIEGTVAFYSAEDVPEKQRYYGPVFHDEEFFVSKEVTSHGQAVGAIVAVNQFIAQKAARMVEVEYENMEPVIISIEDAIEHRSFFNKIARRIKKGDAEEAFSQSPHILQGEIRIGGQEHFYLETHTTLAIPREDELEIFCSTQHPTEIQKHVAHALNIHANKIVVKVKRLGGGFGGKESRASVLALPVAFAAYRLRKPVRCMLDRDEDIMISGTRHPFLFKYKVGFDDSGLIKVLQVFIYNNAGCSRDLSFAVLERAMFHIENSYKIAVCDVNGFVCKTNLPSNTAFRGFGGPQGMFAAETIIRHIAEYLNMDFVKVSELNLYKEGDTTHYNQQLINCTIRRCWDECLLASNYTERLAKIQKHNRENRYKKRGLAIVPTKFGIAFTILFLNQTGALIHIYADGSVLISHGGVEMGQGLHTKMIQVASKVLKIKADKINIMETSTDKVPNTSPTAASAASDLNGMAVLNACEEIMKRLKPVMDKNPTGTWEEWVATAYMERISLSTTGFYKTPNLGYSFETNSGDPFNYFTYGVACSEVEIDCLTGDHQVLQTDIVMDLGQSLNPAIDIGQVEGGFMQGYGLFTLEEMVYLRNGAVCSKGPGAYKLPGFADIPGVFNVSLLKGASNPRAVYSSKAVGEPPLFLASSVFFAIREAIKSARQEFSLNGYFRLDSPATAARIRLACIDHITTKIKDTDLRHEWNIIP, encoded by the exons ATGGGAGACAATTGCTGcaaaaaagtacaaatagcaaaACCCACAGAAGTTTTCAATTCACAAGAATTCTGCCCATATGATCCTTCAcaagaaattatatttccacCCAAGTTGCAA atTTCCTCACATTTAGATGAACAATATTTAATTATCAAAGGGAAAAATGTTACTTGGTACAGACCAAGAATACTTTCTGAATTACTTAGTTTAAAAGAACAACATCCAAATGCAAAAATTATTGTGGGAAACACTGAGATGg GAGTTGAAGTTAAGTTCAAACATCTATCCTATCCAGTTCTTATACACCCTATTTTAATTAAAGAGATGCGAACTGTTGAAGAATATGCAGGAATGTTAAATGTAGGTGCCAGTGTTACACTTGTTGAATTGGAAAAAGCCTTAAAAgaacaaattaataaaaaacccg AATACACAATAAGAATTTTCAGCGAAATAGTTAACATGCTTCATTGGTTTGCTGGTAAACAAGTCAGAAATGTAGCT GCTGTTGGTGGAAATATAATGACAGGAAGTCCAATATCAGACTTGAATCCAATTTTTATGTCTGTAGGGATAAAATTAAATCTTATTAATTCAAAAAATGAGAATAGGCTTATCACAATGGATCACAATTTCTTTAAAGGATATCGACAGAATATTGTTTTACCAGatgaaattttactttcaattcAAATACCCTTCTCTGAAGAG AATCAATATTTTGTTGCTTACAAACAAGCAAGAAGACGAGATGATGATATTACCATTGTTAATATGgcattaaatgtattttttaaacctGAAACTAATATTGTTCAAAAAGCTTACTTAGCATTTGGTGGAATGGCTCCAACAACGGTTTTAGCCAGAaaaacttgcgaaactatgattgaAAG gaAATGGGACAACATGCTTCTCGAAGACATTTATTGTTCACTGTTGGATGAGCTACCTCTCTCAGACAATGTTCCAGGTGGAATGGCCAAATATCGTAAAACTCTAACATTGAG TTTGTTCTTTAAAGGATTCTTGCATATAGCCAGAAAACATGAAACATTTACAAATTCTCTATTATCGGTAAAAAATCTTGAAAATGCATCAGAAGGATTTCATTATAAAGAACCAAAAAGTTCACAATATTATCAGGTG GTTTCGAAGAACCAGAAAATGGATGATTTAATTGGGAGACCAATTGTTCATGCCAGTGCTTTTAAACAGGCATCAGGCGAAGCAATTTATTGTGATGATTTACCAAAATCTACAAATGAACTTTACTTAGCTTTGGTCTTATCTACTAGAGctcatgcaaaaattttgaagatcgATGCAACCAAAGCATTATCTATAGAAGGGACAGTCGCTTTTTACAGTGCGGAAGATGTACCTGAGAAACAACGTTATTACGGACCAGTATTTCACGACGAAGAGTTCTTTGTGTCGAAGGAG GTAACTAGTCATGGGCAAGCAGTTGGAGCAATCGTCGCAGTTAATCAGTTTATTGCACAAAAAGCAGCCAGAATGGTTGAAGTTGAATACGAAAACATGGAACCAGTTATCATTTCGATTGAG gACGCCATTGAACatcgttctttttttaataaaattgcgaGACGTATAAAAAAGGGAGATGCGGAAGAAGCTTTCTCCCAATCACCTCATATCCTTCAAGGAGAAATTCGAATAGGAGGTCAGGAGCATTTTTACCTTGAGACGCATACAACACTAGCGATTCCGCGGGAAGATGAATTAGAAATATTCTGTTCGACGCAACATCCCACAGAAATTCAGAAACATGTAGCACATGCTCTGAATATTCATGCTAACAAAATTGTGGTAAAAGTAAAACGATTGGGTGGTGGTTTCGGAGGAAAGGAATCGCGTGCTTCAGTACTTGCTTTACCAGTTGCTTTTGCTGCATACAG ATTAAGAAAACCAGTACGTTGCATGTTAGACAGAGATGAAGATATAATGATAAGTGGAACAAGGCACCCATTTTTGTTCAAGTACAAAGTTGGATTTGATGATAGCGGCTTAATTAAAGTTCTGCAAGTTTTCATTTATAATAACGCTGGTTGCTCACGCGATCTTTCCTTTGCA gTTCTAGAACGCGCCATGTTCCACATTGAAAACTCTTATAAAATAGCAGTGTGTGATGTCAATGGTTTTGTATGCAAAACTAATTTACCATCAAATACAGCTTTTCGAGGTTTTGGAGGACCGCAGGGAATGTTTGCAGCTGAAACTATTATAAGACATATtgcagaatatttaaatatggaCTTTGTTAAA gtTTCAGAATTGAATTTGTACAAGGAAGGTGATACAACTCATTATAATCAACAACTCATTAATTGTACCATACGTCGTTGTTGGGACGAATGTCTTTTAGCCTCTAATTACACAGAACGACttgcaaaaattcaaaaacacaacag AGAAAACCGGTACAAGAAGAGAGGGTTGGCAATAGTTCCAACGAAATTTGGTATAGCTTTCACTATACTTTTTTTAAATCAGACAGGAGCACTTATACATATTTATGCAGATGGATCTGTTTTAATTAGTCACGGTGGTGTTGAGATGGGACAAGGTTTACATACAAAAATGATAcaa GTAGCAagtaaagtattaaaaataaaggcagataaaataaatataatggaAACTTCCACAGACAAAGTGCCAAATACTTCTCCTACAGCAGCTAGTGCTGCTTCAGATCTGAATGGTATGGCTGTTCTT AATGCTTGTGAAGAAATAATGAAACGACTAAAGCCAGTAATGGATAAAAATCCAACTGGAACTTGGGAAGAGTGGGTGGCAACTGCTTATATGGAAAGAATTAGTCTTTCTACTACTGGCTTTTACAAAACTCCTAATTTAGGATACTCATTTGAAACTAATTCTGGTGAtccatttaattattttacatatgGAGTTGCATGTTCAGAAGTAGAAATCGATTGTTTAACCGGGGACCACCAA GTACTACAAACTGACATTGTGATGGACTTAGGACAAAGTCTTAATCCTGCAATTGACATAGGACAAGTTGAGGGAGGTTTTATGCAAGGGTATGGTCTATTTACACTTGAAGAAATGGTATATCTCAGAAATGGAGCTGTTTGTAGTAAGGGACCAGGTGCATATAAATTGCCAGGTTTTGCAGATATTCCTGGAGTTTTCAATGTATCTTTATTAAAAGGGGCTTCAAACCCTAGAGCTGTTTATTCATCTAAG gcTGTTGGGGAGCCACCACTGTTCCTTGCATCGTCTGTTTTCTTTGCCATAAGAGAAGCCATTAAATCAGCCCGACAAGAATTTAGTCTTAACGGTTACTTCAGATTAGATTCTCCTGCAACTGCAGCTCGCATTCGACTGGCATGTATTGATCACATAACAACAAAG ATTAAAGATACAGATTTGAGACATGAATGGAACATTATTCCTTAA